ATCCAGACAAAGCCAGTTAGAAACCCACAGCGTGAGGCAGTCAATCACACAAAATTGATCTTGGCTTTGTGCGAGTGCCGTGGCGAGTTGCAATGGCGCTTCCAGCGTTTGCCAATGCGCGGGGCGCTCGGCCTTGTGCTGCAGGATGCGATCCCGCATCTCCGCATCAAATGCCTGAGCGGTTGCCAGCCAAAACACTGGCCCGTCATAGGCCAGTGCTTTGGCCAGCGCGTAGCTGCTTTTGCCGCTACGCGCCCCACCTAGAATAAGCTCGGTACTCAATGTTGCCAGCGCAGATTCAGCATGGCATTACGGCCCAGTGTGCCGTAATCTTTTATCAGCTCGTATTTGGTGTCAAATACATTGTTGATGCGGGCTTGCATCGACCATGTTGGATTGATTTTCCAGCTTGCCGAAAGATTAGTCAGGGCATAGCCTGCTAATTCTTT
This genomic interval from Iodobacter fluviatilis contains the following:
- the cobU gene encoding bifunctional adenosylcobinamide kinase/adenosylcobinamide-phosphate guanylyltransferase codes for the protein MSTELILGGARSGKSSYALAKALAYDGPVFWLATAQAFDAEMRDRILQHKAERPAHWQTLEAPLQLATALAQSQDQFCVIDCLTLWVSNWLCLDDLAGWAQEKQAFIAAAAAHRGTLLLVSNEVGFGIVPDNALARLFRDEAGRLHQDIAKQAANVTLVVAGIPMPVKRSGC